TGTATCGATAGGCAGCGGCGCTGTCGCCATCGATATTGCCGAAGTTCCCCTGTCCGTCGACCACGGGGTAACGCTGCGAAAAATCCTGCGCCAGGCGAACCAGCGCATCATAGACCGACTGGTCGCCATGCGGATGGAACTTACCGATCACATCGCCGACGATACGGGCGCACTTCTTGAATGCGGAATTGGGCCTGATCCCCATCTCGCTCATGGCATGGATAATGCGGCGATGCACCGGCTTCAGGCCGTCACGCACATCCGGAAGCGCGCGGTGCATAATCGTTGACAAGGCGTAGGCGAGATAACGCTCCTCAAGGGCGGCCTTCAGGTCCACCGGCAGAATGTTATCGCCGCCATCGTCGTCGGGCGGAGGTGTCAGATTTTTTCCCATGGCCCTTGACTATCGGAAACCCTGATTCCCGGCAACAAAGCGATGCAATCGGCCTGTGGATGAGCACGAAGCAGCGATAGGTCGACCGCTGTCCTGTGTGCCCCATGGACCTTTTGAGCGGAGCGCATATAAAGGGCGGGAATCAGAGTTCAGTTTGCCATGCCGACCGCTGGAGGATCGCTTGATGCTGCATATTCGTTCCAAACAAATTCTTTCCGTCGGGGCTGCATTGTGGCTTGTCAGTTCTCCTGCGTTTGCCCTCGACGGCGCCGACCTCATGAAGAAGTTGACCGCCGGCTTCAATCTTCAGCCCGGCAACATCACTCCAGCGTCCGTTGACATCAACGGCTCCAACGTGACCCTGAAGGGTGTGACCGTCGGCGATACCAAGGGTGGCTCGCGTCTGAATATCGGCGACGTGCAACTGACCGGCGTGAAAGATGCCAAGGGCGGCGGCTACACCGTTGAAAAGATGACGTTCGCCAACATCAACGCCAGCGAAGACAAGACCAAGATCACCGCAAAGGATCTCTACTTCGCAGGCCTCTACATTCCCGGCAATGCCAATGGTGACACCATTGATTCCCTGATGGTCTATGACGAAGCGCACAGCGGCCCGGTTGAGGTAACAGTTGACGGGAAGCAGGTCGTTGCTGTCGCAGAATCCAAAGTGACGACCGAACGCTCGGACGACAATTCCAGCCTGAGCTTCAGCGCCTCTGTCGATGGCGTGAAGGTCGATCTCTCTACCGTTGACGATGCCAATGCCAAGGCGACCATTGAAAGCCTTGGCCTGACCAAGATCGATGGTACGATCACTATGGAAGGCGAATGGGAAGTTGGCCCCGGAACGATCGACATTACGGAATATGCCTTCGATTTCGCCAATATCGGTCGTCTCGATATGACGTTCAGCCTGTCCGGTTATACGCCGAGCTTCCTCAAGTCGCTGCGCGATACGACCGCGGCCATGGAAGCCAACCCGAACAAGGAAGCTGCCCAGCAGGCTGCGGGCCTTGCCATGCTTGGCCTTCTCCAGCAGTTGACCTTCAACAGCGCGCAGATCAGCTTCTCGGACGACGGTATCACCAAGAGATCCCTGAACTATGCAGGCAAGAGCCAGAATGTTTCAGGCGAACAAATGGCGATGATGCTCAAGGGAATGGTGCCGCTGGCAATGGCCCAGGCGAACCTGCCCAAGCTCCAGAACGCTGTTTCCAGCGCAGTCAATGCCTACCTCGACAATCCGCAGAACATCACGATCACGGCAGAACCTGCCAATCCGGTTCCGCTTCCCATGATCATTGGCGCAGCGCAGGCGGCTCCGAACTCGCTCCCGGACATGCTGGGCGTTTCGATCTCAGCCAACGATTGAGCGTCACGCAATCTTCCGAGCCTCACTGGCGCCGATTGCTGATCGGCGCCATTTTTTAATTCTCTAAATCCCGGCAGCGACAAAGTGGTCTTGCTCGACCGAAATGTCCGCAAACCGCAGATTGCTGTTGCGGGCGAGTTTTTCCGCGCAAGCTGCCGGAAGCGGCGCTCCGTAAAGGTAACCTTGCAGTTCGTGGACGCCATGGGATCGCACCCATTCAGCGACGGTTTCGTTTTCGATACCCTCTGCGACAATCGTCACCTGCATGAGTTTGCACATCGCAATGACGAGGCTGACCATTTCCTCATTTTTTGGAAGTTGTGAGACCAGACTTCGGTCGATCTTGATGCAATCGACCGCCAGCTCGTTCAGTCGGGCGATATTGGAATAGCCAGTCCCGAAATCGTCGATCGCGATCCGGACGCCCAGCTCTCTGATCCTGTTGAGATTCTCTTGGATGATGGGATCACTGTCGGAGAAGAGTGTCTCGGTCAATTCCAGCTCCAGGCGCTCCGGTGGGCAGGAATGCCGGTTGAGGCAGGCTTCGACGACGGCGCTGAAGTCTGTTTCGCAAAGTTGACGGAGGGACAGGTTGACGGAAATCGTCAGGTCTATCCCATTGCGCATCCATTTCTCGCGCTGCTCGACGGCCTGTTCCAGAACGATCGTCCCGATCTGGTTGATGAGGCCAGCCTTTTCCGCGAGAGGTATAAAGGTCGACGGTGGCACCATCCCGAGCTTCGGATGTTTCCATCGTGCCAACGCCTCCATACCGATGATGCTTCCATCGACGGCGCTGACACGAGGTTGGTAGAACGGAACGATCTGCCCATATCGAAGGCCGTCGCGAAGGCCGGTCAGCAGTTCGATTTCCTCTTCTCGAGCCCGGCTGAGAGCTTCGTTGTAGACGAAGACCTGGTTCCTGCCTGCGGCCTTCGCCTGGTACATGGCAAGATCTGCCCGGCGCATCAGCGTCTGGATATCGGTTCCGTGATCGGGGTAATGTGCAATTCCGATGCTTGGCGTCACCACGATCTGGTGCCGGTCGCTTTCGACGGAAATCGCCAGTTTGTCCAGCACCCGGTCTGCGATCAACTTCACCCGGCATGGCATGTCGTTGTGCTGAAATAGCAAGAACAGGAATTCATCGCCTGCCAGACGCACGACAATGTCGTCTTCGCTGCAGATTTCACGCAGCCGACCCGCGACATCCCGCAGCAGGTTATCTCCCTGGAGATGCCCCAGCGTATCGTTGACTGTCTTGAACTGATCAAGATCAATGAAAAGCAGGCTGATGCGCGAACCCGTAAGCTCTGCCTTGGTTGTCAGTTCCTCAAAGCGAATCGGCAGGCTCAGTCGATTGAACAGGCCCGTCAGGGGGTCATGATGCGCAAGCTTCTGCGCCAGCGCTTCAGCTTCCTTGAGTTCGGTGACGTCCGATTCGCTGAGGATGAGGGAGGGCGAGCCTGACACCGGGTCGAAGCAGGAACGCGCAATGAGTTCATGCCAGCGCTTTCCCTGAGCTGTGTAGACTTCAGCGATCAGCCTTGCCTCACCACCACCATTCAATCGTTGCAACAGGGATTCAAAGTCTTGCGGATTGACGAAACGATCACTGAGCGAGCCATACCGGATATCGAAATCAGCTCTGGCAGCCGGATTGCAATAAAGAGTTCTCCCTTCAATCGTATGCAGAGAGATCATGAGATGGGTGTGGAGGAGAACGTCGGCACTACGGATAGCCTCCGGCACCAGGCTCATTTCGTCCCGCCCCTCGCAGAGCATGGCCATGCGTCCATCAGGCAGACGGAAGCCACTGAAGCGGACCTGTAGCGGGCGTGGGACGCCACGCGGGTACAGCGTCCACATTTCGGTGAAAACGGCATCCTTGTCGATGAAGTCCGTCTGATACTGAAGCAGGCGGCGAGACACTGCGGGCGACATATTGTCTTTCATGCGCCGGGCGCGCAGTTCCTCAAGGTTGATGGCGGCCCAGATTTCCAGCGCCATCTCATTGCCCCAGACAACACGTCCTTCATCAATGTCGAAAATCCAGACCGCGGTTGAAAGCCGATCCAGCAAATCGCCGCCCTGCCAGACAACGGGCTGCTCTTCGGGCTGAAGCGTCACTCTTTCCGCTACACTCACCTTGGGCATCCAGCGTCCTCCCCGCTATATTCATTCAGACGAGGCCCTGTGAGAACGGGCGCGCAGTGGTGCAGAGTTCGGCCAACGGTCGGAACCGGGGCGTGGAGGAAACGCGGCCGATCCACCGCTGAACGGCTGGGAATTCGGCCATGTCTATTCCTGCTTCGTGTGCCACGTGCACATAGCCAAAGACAGCGATGTCCGTGATTCCGTAGCGCTCTCCCAGCATAAAGCTGCTGTTACCCAGATGAGCTTCCAGGCTAGAGAGGCCGCTTCTGGCTTTTTCCAACCAGACGGCAATATCGGCCTCCCTGCCCTGCCCAAGCTGCGGAGCAATGAAGGTGAGAAAACGGGCAGGTGAAATGAACGGCTCCAATTTGGACTGCTCGAAGAACATCCACTGCAGACTGCGGGCTCGTTCGACAGCCGTATCCGGCATGAGGTCGGAACCGTCTGCAATCAACCAAAGCATCGCATTCGATTCACCGATCCCAACGCCACTCTTGGTGACGAGGTAAGGCACCTGTCCACGGCTGTTTATTCGCAGATAGGCATCCGAACGATGCTCGCCACCCAAGAGGTTCAATTCGATGATATCCAGCTGATACCCGCAATAGGAAGCTGCAAGATAAGGTTTGATGCAGTTTCCAGATCCCTTGGTGACGTAAAGATAATCCATAAGCTCTCCAACCCAGATTAATACAATGACTATGTATTAAATCTGTTGAGATTTCGTTGAAGAGATTAAGTTCATTCGAAATACAAATCAGCTCTCGATATACGAATACTACTCACATTACATAATAAATTTATGATTTATTAAATATAAGTTTGTCTCGGCGTGAACCCAACTCGGTTCACGCCGGGAGCTTCTCGTTCAATCAAGAACCTGGATGACACGACGCGTGCCCGGATCGACAACCACACGGCGCTCGTTCACGACTGTGTAGGCATAGTCATTATACCCATCGACCACATGCACATCGACATCCTGCGGCAGCACGCGCCCGACCAGAACGTCGCCTTGATAGGAAACGGACGGGACGCTCTGTTGCATGACGTAAGTCCGTACCTGCGCGGGCATTTCGCGAACGACGACCGCGCCTGGCGGAGGCGGTTCGGATACGATCACGGTGGATTGCGCAAAGGCCGCAGTCGACATGAAAAGGGTCGCAGATGCGACAATCATCGACTTCAACATTCCAATTCTCCCTGTGTTTGTTCTGCCAGACAACACCGGGATGGTGACTTGGTTCCCTCGCGATGGACCCATCGGCGGATAAACAAAAACGCCGCCGCTTTCTGCAAGCGGCGGCGTTGAAGACGATAATCAGCCTGAAGATCAGTCTTTCTTCTGCGGCGGGATGACGCGCAGCGAAAGCTCGCGAAGCTGTGTCGGGGTTGCTTCCGACGGTGCATTCATCAGAAGATCCTGGGCCTGCTGATTCATCGGGAACAGCGTGATTTCGCGCAGGTTCTTCGCGCCCACCAGAAGCATGACGACGCGGTCGATACCGAAGGCACAACCACCGTGTGGAGGCGCACCATACTGGAATGCGCGGTACATGCCGCCAAAGCGCTCTTCGACGTCGGCCTTGGAGAGACCAACCAGTTCGAAGGCCTTGACCATCAGATCCGGCGACTGGTTACGGATCGAGCCCGAGGCGATCTCGAAGCCGTTGCAGACGGCATCGTACTGATAGGCCTTGATCGTCAGAGGATCCTGGTTTTCGAGAGCATCCAATCCGCCCTGCGGCATCGAGAACGGGTTGTGAGCGAAATCGATCTTCTTGTCTTCTTCGTTGTATTCGAAGAACGGGAAGTCGACGATCCAGCAGAACTCGTAGCGATCGCGATCAACGAGGTTCAGTTCCTCGCCTGCGCGCGTGCGGGCTTCACCAGCGAACTTGTAGAACTTGGCAGGATCGCCCGCCACGAAGAAGCAGGCGTCACCAGCTTCCAGTCCAAGCTGCGTGCGAACTGCTTCGGTGCGCTCTTCGCCGATGTTCTTTGCGAGCGGACCGGAACCGGCGATCTTGCCGTCCTCTTCCTTCCAGAAAATGTAACCGAGACCCGGCTGGCCCTGCGCCTGCGCCCAGGCATTCATGCGGTCGCAGAAAGCGCGGCTTCCGCCGGTCTTCGCCGGAATTGCCCAGACTTCGACCTTCGGGTTCGACGCAATCATGTTCGCGAAGACCTTGAAGCCTGAGCCAGCGAAATGCTCGGTGACAGCCTGCATGGTGATGGGGTTGCGCAGATCCGGCTTGTCAGAGCCGTATTTGCGGATCGCTTCATCATAAGGAATGCGTGGCCAGTTCTTTGTTACAGGCTTGCCCTCGGCGAATTGTTCGAACACCGCCGTCATCATCGGCTCCATCGTGCCCCAGACATCTTCCTGGGTGACGAAGCTCATCTCGACGTCGAGCTGGTAGAATTCGCCCGGCAGACGGTCTGCGCGCGGATCCTCATCGCGGAAGCAAGGCGCGATCTGGAAGTAGCGGTCGAAGCCAGCCACCATCAGAAGCTGCTTGTACTGTTGCGGCGCCTGCGGCAGGGCAAAGAACTTGCCGGGGTGAATACGGCTCGGCACCAGGAAGTCTCGCGCACCTTCAGGCGAAGAGGCCGTGAGGATAGGCGTCGAATACTCGGCAAATCCGGAAGACGTCATACCGGACCGCATGGCCGCAATGATCTGGGTCCGCTTGACGATGTTCTTGTGCAGCGTTTCGCGGCGCAGATCGAGGAAGCGATACTTCAGGCGAACATCTTCCGGGTATTCCGGCTCACCGAAGACCGGCAGCGGCAGTTCCTTGGCAGCCGACAGAACCTCGATCTCCTTGGCATAGAGCTCGATTTCGCCCGTTGGCATGTTCTTGTTGACGGTTTCGTCGGTGCGGGCCTTGACCACGCCATCGATACGAATGACCCATTCGCCGCGAACGGTCTCGGCGACCTTGAAGGCCGGGCTATCGGGATCGGCGACCACTTGGGTCATGCCATAATGGTCGCGAAGGTCGATAAACAGAACGCCGCCGTGGTCACGAACACGGTGGACCCAGCCGGAGAGGCGAACGGTCGCGCCGACATCGGACTTCCTGAGAGCGGCACAGGTGTGGCTGCGATAAGGGTGCATTTCAAAATCCTGGAATCGGGTAAGCCAGCTCGAAACACAGATTCCGGCCAGCGTTTAAAATCGGGCGGAAAAGCGCATGGTGCGCCAGATTTGTCAAGCAGAAGTGCCATTCAACGCAGAAAGGCGGGCCTTTATCCTCTGCGCGGTCGCGACTCAGACGAGGTTACTCCGGCAGGAGAAACTGCACGAGATCCAGAGGCGGAACCGGGGAAAGGTCTGCGCAGGCGCTATCCCGCGCAATCTTCTGATCAATCAGAAGGTGTGCGTAACCATGGGCGTGAGCCCAGACTAGATGTTCGACGGAAAGTCTGCCCTCGACGCCTGTCAGACCCAGGCGTTCAGCCACAGAACGGGAAACTTCCGCCAGCACATCGCGCGCGCCCTGCCCTGCTTCGCCGAGAACCGGATCGTCCCAATCCAGCCTGTTCTTATTGAACATCAGCCGGAAAAGATGAGGATTCGACGCGGCAAAGGCCGTGTAACCCCGCAGGGCAGCACGGAGTTGCTCGGCAGCAGTGGGCGCGGCCGTTGACATCTCGCTTGTCATTGACAGTCGGAACGCCTTGAAGCCCTCCGCGGCCAGAGCGTTCAATAAATGACGCAGGCTTGGGAAATGATGCTCCGGCGCAGCATGAGACACGCCCACCCGGGCCGCCAGCTTGCGCAATGACAATTCCTCAAGCCCCAGTTCCTCCAGCAGGGCTAGGCCATTCTCGATGAGCGCCTGCCGCAGATCCCCATGATGATACGCTTTTTGTCTCGCCATTCCACCTTCTTACCGCTGAAGCACAGGGCGTGTCAAAATAATCTTGACATTGCCAAGTTTGGCCTCATGCTAAATCTTGTCACCGTCAAGATGAGGCGCTCATGCACGTAGATACCGTATTTTCACTTGCCAGCAGCGTTGCTTTGGGTGGCTGGCTGCTGCTCATTTTTGCGCCCCGATGGCCAGCACTGGTCGCTTTCATCCGGTCAGGCTTGATCGGGGCGCTGTCGCTCACCTATGCGGTCCTGGTCTTCGTCTATTTCTTTCGGGTTGAAGATGGCGGGTTCGGCTCGATTGCCGAAGTCCGCGCTCTGTTTCTGAGCGATGCGGTGCTGACGGCCGGCTGGGTGCACTACCTTGCCTTCGATCTCTTCGTGGGCACCTGGATCGCTATCGAAGCCGACAGGCGTGGCTATAACCGGCTGCTGCAGGGGCCTCTGCTTGTTGTCACTTTCATGTTCGGTCCACTCGGCCTTCTGCTCTTCTCCATCACCCGCGCCAGCGAGGCGGCGCTGACGCTCCGAAAGGTCTGACCGATGACGATAGGCTTTGACGACAGCATTTCACCTGCCCTCTCACGCAACATCCAGAGCTCGGCAGACAAGACACGGCGTTTGCTGATCGTCAGCATCGGGCTGCAACTGGGACTCGCTGTTCCCAGTCTGGTCGCCCTCGTCATCGACGACCGGCTGATCAATGAGATCAGTGTCTGGATCAAGCCGCTCAAATTTCAGGCGTCGCTCATCGTTATGCTTGGAACGCTGCTTTTGCTGCTGCCACTGATCGAAAGACGTGTCCGTGAAGGCCGTGGCGTCTGGCTTGCATGCATGGTCGCCGCCGCCACAGCAACCGGTGAGATTGCCTACATCACGCTGCAGGCTGCGCGTGGCCGCGCCTCCCATTTCAACACATCCACGGCGACGGAGGCCCTTGCCTATAGCCTGATGGGCGTGGGTGCCGCCCTGCTTGTTCTCTCAAGCCTGGTCATCGGAATTTACATCCTTCGTCGCCCGGACCGCTCCGTCCAGGCGGGCCTGCGGCTTGGGGCTGGCTGGGGATTGATTCTGGGCAGCATCCTGACCTTGATTACGGCATTCGTTCTCGGGAGCGGCCAGATTGCCGGACCCGGTCACTGGGTAGGCGGAATTCGCAGCGATGCAGGCGGCCTTCTTCTGCTCGGCTGGTCGCGAACCGGTGGCGATCTGCGCGTTCCGCACTTCTTCGCAACGCACATCATGCAGGCTCTGCCGATTCTGGGGCTGCTGGCGGATTGTCTTGTTGCGCAGCACGCTCGCTGGATGATTCTCGGCGGTGCTCTAGTATCGATCGCGGTTGTGGTCATGACCTTTGTTCAAGCTCTCAGCGGTCAGCCGTTCCTTTGAGATGAGACTTATCGAGCCGCAATCATCAGTTCCCGTGATGGATCGATCTAAGCTCTGAACTATCTTCCGCCTCAAGGCGTGGCTAAAACAGTGGAACGACGCATGGGAATGGCCCCTCGCTCGTCAAGCACAGCAGATGGCCTCAAACCATGTCCACCATACGCCCGCTGATCCCCCTGCTCGTCACTGCCGGCATATTGATTGGCGGCAATGGCCTGCAAGGGACCTATATTGCGCTTCGCGGGTCCGCCGAGGGCTTTTCACCATCAACGATTGGAATGATCGGTGCTGCCTACAGCATCGGGTTTGCCATCGGTTGCCTCTATGTGACCCGCATCCTGCGATCCATCGGGCATATTCGCAGCTTCGCGGCCATGGCGGCCATCACGGCAAGCTGCAGCATTCTCATGCCGCTCTTTATCGAGCCCGGTTTCTGGATGCTGATGCGGTTTATCATCGGCATTGCGGTGGCCAGTCTCTTCGCCGTCATCGAAAGCTGGATCAATGCCAAGGTCACCAATGCCAATCGGGCCAGGACTCTTTCCGTCTATCGCCTGGTCGATCTGTCATCGGTAACGCTTGCCCAATATCTTATTCCTGCCATCGGCGTCGAAGGTCCGGTCATCTTCTCGCTGGTGGCAATTGCGATGGCAATGTCACTGGTTCCCATCTCGGTTGCAGACCGCTCGCACCCCTCTCCACCGGAAGCGATCAACTATGATATTCGCGCCGTCTGGCGGATCTCGCCGCTATCCGTGGTCGGCGTCATAGCGGTGGGCCTCGCCATGGCGGCCTTCCGCAATATCGGACCGATCTACGCCCAGGATATCGGCATGAGCGTCACAGGGATTGCCACCTTCATGAGCGCGGGCATCATCGGCGGTGTCGTTCTGCAATATCCCCTCGGCCTTTATTCCGACAGGCTGGACCGTCGAAAGGTTATCATCTGGGCCACGATCGGAACGATCCTCACAGGCGGATACCTTTCATTCGTCGCTGGCCTTGACCAGACCGCGAACATCATCGGCATCTTCGTCTATGGTGCCTTTGCCATGCCGCTTTACTCCCTTTGCTCGGCCCATGCGAACGATCACGCAAAGCCGGGCGAGCACGCTCTGGTTTCCGCAGGGCTTCTCTTCTTCTGGTCTATCGGGGCGACCATCGGGCCGCTGCTTGCATCGCTTCTGCTGCAGTTCATCGGACCCAAGGTGTTCTTCATCTACACCTCGTTCATCTTCACCGGGTTCCTTGCCTATACATTCCTGAGAATGAGAACCCGGCCCGCCATTCCGCCAGAACAAAGGCCGGGTCGCTTTCGAGCCCTGCTGAGAACGTCGGCCTATTTCAACAAGCTCGCTGGCACACCCGATGACGAGGGCCGGCCACCCCGGACGTGAGCACTGTGTCACTCTGCCCGCGTCAGCTCATTGATGATTTGCGCACTCAGGTTTAAAAGGCGGCGACAAGAAGCAGGACGCGCCACCATGATCCGGATGAACCGCAGGAACGTGCTGAAAGCTGGGCTTGGCATCGCGGCCTATGGAACGGGGCTGGGTGCTGCGATAGTTTCCAGCAGAACAGCGAACGCCGCCAATGAAATCGAACTGGAGGCCGTGAACGCCAAAGCTCTGCTGGACGGTCAGCATCTGACTGATGGCGTCATGACCTACCGCTCCCTTGGCGAGCCGGATGCGTTGATGCCGCCGACTTTGCGCGTAAAGCGGGGTGAACCCTTTTCCGCGAAGCTCATGAACCGTCTCAATGAACCAACGACCATTCATTGGCATGGCCTGCGCATCGAGAACCGGATGGATGGCGTTCCCTTTCTGACCCAACCCTATGTCTATACGGGCGACAGCTTCGACTATCGGTTTGCGGCACCGGATGCAGGCACCTTCTGGTACCACCCCCACTGCAATACACTGACGC
The window above is part of the Rhizobium rhizoryzae genome. Proteins encoded here:
- a CDS encoding putative bifunctional diguanylate cyclase/phosphodiesterase, which translates into the protein MPKVSVAERVTLQPEEQPVVWQGGDLLDRLSTAVWIFDIDEGRVVWGNEMALEIWAAINLEELRARRMKDNMSPAVSRRLLQYQTDFIDKDAVFTEMWTLYPRGVPRPLQVRFSGFRLPDGRMAMLCEGRDEMSLVPEAIRSADVLLHTHLMISLHTIEGRTLYCNPAARADFDIRYGSLSDRFVNPQDFESLLQRLNGGGEARLIAEVYTAQGKRWHELIARSCFDPVSGSPSLILSESDVTELKEAEALAQKLAHHDPLTGLFNRLSLPIRFEELTTKAELTGSRISLLFIDLDQFKTVNDTLGHLQGDNLLRDVAGRLREICSEDDIVVRLAGDEFLFLLFQHNDMPCRVKLIADRVLDKLAISVESDRHQIVVTPSIGIAHYPDHGTDIQTLMRRADLAMYQAKAAGRNQVFVYNEALSRAREEEIELLTGLRDGLRYGQIVPFYQPRVSAVDGSIIGMEALARWKHPKLGMVPPSTFIPLAEKAGLINQIGTIVLEQAVEQREKWMRNGIDLTISVNLSLRQLCETDFSAVVEACLNRHSCPPERLELELTETLFSDSDPIIQENLNRIRELGVRIAIDDFGTGYSNIARLNELAVDCIKIDRSLVSQLPKNEEMVSLVIAMCKLMQVTIVAEGIENETVAEWVRSHGVHELQGYLYGAPLPAACAEKLARNSNLRFADISVEQDHFVAAGI
- a CDS encoding glutathione S-transferase family protein, which translates into the protein MDYLYVTKGSGNCIKPYLAASYCGYQLDIIELNLLGGEHRSDAYLRINSRGQVPYLVTKSGVGIGESNAMLWLIADGSDLMPDTAVERARSLQWMFFEQSKLEPFISPARFLTFIAPQLGQGREADIAVWLEKARSGLSSLEAHLGNSSFMLGERYGITDIAVFGYVHVAHEAGIDMAEFPAVQRWIGRVSSTPRFRPLAELCTTARPFSQGLV
- a CDS encoding DUF1236 domain-containing protein — encoded protein: MLKSMIVASATLFMSTAAFAQSTVIVSEPPPPGAVVVREMPAQVRTYVMQQSVPSVSYQGDVLVGRVLPQDVDVHVVDGYNDYAYTVVNERRVVVDPGTRRVIQVLD
- the aspS gene encoding aspartate--tRNA ligase; protein product: MHPYRSHTCAALRKSDVGATVRLSGWVHRVRDHGGVLFIDLRDHYGMTQVVADPDSPAFKVAETVRGEWVIRIDGVVKARTDETVNKNMPTGEIELYAKEIEVLSAAKELPLPVFGEPEYPEDVRLKYRFLDLRRETLHKNIVKRTQIIAAMRSGMTSSGFAEYSTPILTASSPEGARDFLVPSRIHPGKFFALPQAPQQYKQLLMVAGFDRYFQIAPCFRDEDPRADRLPGEFYQLDVEMSFVTQEDVWGTMEPMMTAVFEQFAEGKPVTKNWPRIPYDEAIRKYGSDKPDLRNPITMQAVTEHFAGSGFKVFANMIASNPKVEVWAIPAKTGGSRAFCDRMNAWAQAQGQPGLGYIFWKEEDGKIAGSGPLAKNIGEERTEAVRTQLGLEAGDACFFVAGDPAKFYKFAGEARTRAGEELNLVDRDRYEFCWIVDFPFFEYNEEDKKIDFAHNPFSMPQGGLDALENQDPLTIKAYQYDAVCNGFEIASGSIRNQSPDLMVKAFELVGLSKADVEERFGGMYRAFQYGAPPHGGCAFGIDRVVMLLVGAKNLREITLFPMNQQAQDLLMNAPSEATPTQLRELSLRVIPPQKKD
- a CDS encoding TetR/AcrR family transcriptional regulator, whose protein sequence is MARQKAYHHGDLRQALIENGLALLEELGLEELSLRKLAARVGVSHAAPEHHFPSLRHLLNALAAEGFKAFRLSMTSEMSTAAPTAAEQLRAALRGYTAFAASNPHLFRLMFNKNRLDWDDPVLGEAGQGARDVLAEVSRSVAERLGLTGVEGRLSVEHLVWAHAHGYAHLLIDQKIARDSACADLSPVPPLDLVQFLLPE
- a CDS encoding ABA4-like family protein → MHVDTVFSLASSVALGGWLLLIFAPRWPALVAFIRSGLIGALSLTYAVLVFVYFFRVEDGGFGSIAEVRALFLSDAVLTAGWVHYLAFDLFVGTWIAIEADRRGYNRLLQGPLLVVTFMFGPLGLLLFSITRASEAALTLRKV
- a CDS encoding MFS transporter, yielding MSTIRPLIPLLVTAGILIGGNGLQGTYIALRGSAEGFSPSTIGMIGAAYSIGFAIGCLYVTRILRSIGHIRSFAAMAAITASCSILMPLFIEPGFWMLMRFIIGIAVASLFAVIESWINAKVTNANRARTLSVYRLVDLSSVTLAQYLIPAIGVEGPVIFSLVAIAMAMSLVPISVADRSHPSPPEAINYDIRAVWRISPLSVVGVIAVGLAMAAFRNIGPIYAQDIGMSVTGIATFMSAGIIGGVVLQYPLGLYSDRLDRRKVIIWATIGTILTGGYLSFVAGLDQTANIIGIFVYGAFAMPLYSLCSAHANDHAKPGEHALVSAGLLFFWSIGATIGPLLASLLLQFIGPKVFFIYTSFIFTGFLAYTFLRMRTRPAIPPEQRPGRFRALLRTSAYFNKLAGTPDDEGRPPRT